The genomic DNA ACATTTCTACCTGCTCATCACCCAACAACGTCAACCTCCTGTCCAATTCGATAGGAAAGTtatagaaaaaatcacTCAGTAATTCAACATTGAGGAATAGAACCGCTGTAGAAGTCAACTTGTCACTAACTGCGGATAGAAACACTTCTGGACAACGgtccttttcaatagttgaatggcatttgtttttcaacatttttaGTCTGAACGATAGCACCTTACACCTTTTGTCTAGAAAAATAGCCTCAGAACCTCTTTCTAATAGTAATTTAGACATACCGAGCGTCTCCTTTTGCGAGTTCGATTCGTTTTCCAAATAGCCCATGACGTTTGTTAATTTCTTACCGCCAACAGCGTTTTTAATAGCCTGATACCTGGAATTACATTGACGTAATTCCTCCTTCATTAAATTGATAGAATGTTGACGAGCAAGACTCCAGTCCCTTTCTTCCAGATCAATTTCATATTTGAAAGGCTTGATACAGTTTTCAACTTGATCGGCCGTTGAATAGTATTTACTGTTTAAAACGTTAATTGCTGTATTACTGACAAGGTCTTTGATCAATTCATGGTTTTTCAATTGCGTAGATTCTAAAATGTTGTCTAGCTCTTTCAAGATTGCGTTAGTAGTTAACATTGTAGATAGTCTACCAATACCCATTTTGGTTAATCCGGATGAAGCTAGCTCTAATTTTTTATGCCAGTATAGCATATCAGTGTCACTTTCCATTTTGGAAGAGGATAGACCAAAAAGGTTATCATCTTTCCAATACCTTGTGGCTAACACATCTAGAACTTTTTGGTCAAGTTCGGCTCTTAGAATCGATTTCAATTCATTTCTGTGAAATTTTTCCTGAAATTCTTTAATCCCTAATTTTAGTACGTCAATATTATTCAATAGGTATGATTTAGGAGTTAAGTGCCTATCATTGAATTCTACTTTGAACAAATATGAAGTGTCATCCAATTCTTGTTGAATTAGTGTGGATGTGGGCTCTAATGCATTCGACATGGATATTTCCAGGATTTTGattaatttttctcttaatttttttgtggAAACTTGACAATTGgcaaaatatttcttgttctctctaaaataaactttttcaaattggtGAGAGACTATTTGCTTCATACCATTGACATTCTGATCACCTGTGTCCTGATTGTGCTGTCTTTTGGAGAATAAATCGCccaatgatgaagaaggtCCTTCGCTGAAAAGACCCAGGTGTTTTCTGCTCATACTGCTTGGTGTTTTGGTAATCACACCAACGTAGCCCATGCTTAGTGGgtatttcttattatttAGGATACTYCTGGCTTTTTCGGGGTCCACTAAATCCAGTTTAGTAATGACACCTATCGTTCTTAGACCCTTAGGGTCTGCAACTTTGGAAGCCTTCAAGGCAGAGCTATTGGCCAAGTCAACGTCAGCAGCAGAAATTGCTAAAATAATATTAGGTGCAgctaaatatttttcacatAAGTCGCgaattttggtttttaaTTCTATTGGTTGGTCAGCGGCCTCCACTTGAATGTAACCAGGTAAATCTACTAAAGATAAATCTGGGACGCGAGATGATTTGATTGTTAACTGAATAGGATCTTCAGAAACGGCTTCTGAGGTTGGAACGGCCATGTTCAATTCCATTAGCATTCTTTTTACCTCTTTAAAATCCTTTATGTTGTAGAGACGCATGCTTGGAAAATCTGCCGTCACGATATTAGAATTAGGGGTATTTACCAAAGTTAACTCAATGGGTCTTCTTGTGACCATGTTGGAACCCTTTGGTAGAAATTCTTTTCCGACGATTGACTCTAATACGGAGGACTTACCAGATGATTGAGAGCCAATCACGACGATAGATGGTAAGGTCAAGTgtgcagaagaagaatctaCTTTATTTAAAATAGTTCTGATTTCAATCATTTGTTTGGTCAAGTTTAACATTTCGTCTTGAGTGGTATCTATAGcatcattttcattgtcatcttcgtcatcatcgtcatttgaatcattttctttcttgctttcGTCGTCATCTAATGATGCGGCAGCAATTAATGTAGCAGTGGGCACATTGCCATCAATTCCACTACTTCCATTTTGAGAACTACTACCAGGAAACATTTCATTAAACTTCTCCTTCATCGATTTACTAAAATCTTTGATTCGGTCCAGTTTATCCTTTGTGAACGAACTAGCCTCTTCCATCTTATAGGCTATATAACTCCCTGCAGCAGCCATTCCGCCACCTACATATATCGGTAGTCTGATGAATTTGGCAACTATTTTGGGAAAGCTTGATATCGACCTCTTGGTAACCATAAAGTGTACAGCATTCGCACGCGTTGTTCCATGAGCGTTGTTTATGCGGCTGTGTAGATGGATCAAGGGGTTCTTGATGTAAGGTGGGCCATACAGTATCGCTGGATGAGTCGAGAGTTGTCTTTTCAAGAGCAAAAGTCGTACCGGGCTTGCCTTAGTTCTTATTAGAATGCAGGAGTTTGCCACTCTTGGAATGATCCTTAATGGAGTAAAGGTGCTCATACTATTAAGAAATTACCACGGCGGAAGTATGAGGTTATTATGCGtgtgaaagaagaagagatgGCGAAGAATAGTAAACGTAAACGACTACTCCCGAAATGAATTTTTCGATGCGTGTTTCTAAACCAGTGGTTTCCCGTCTAGTTGTACTTAGTAGCCTATAAAAGAAtgtcatcattttttttgattgttAGGGAAAAATATCGACAAGACAGTCATTGATCATCGAATACGACCCGCTTAATGAGAATCCATTATTTAGCAAACCCTTTAAAGGCTGCATTATTGCCATTCGTCTCTCCTCTATAGTTCAGTCAGTGGATCCCGTTCTTCAGTGGAAGCTAATGGATCGGGTTCTAAGATCTGAGAGATGAAAACAAGAGCATTTTCCACCTCGCTACATGTTCTAGCAACATCACTTAAAGAGGATCCCTATTTTCTgtcaccttttttttgaggTGCTACCTCAGTTGAACCTCATCAAAAAGATAGACACTTGCTGTGGCCACGCACCGAGCTGAGGTGTGAGTTTCAGTTGTAGAGCGTAAGTATCTTGCACTCCATGTGTGCTTTTTTCTGTAAACAACACGAAAATAATAGGTTTTGGCGGTGAAATCTATTTGAGCGATTAGGTTCTAATTATCAGCCGATGTTGCCAAACCTCAATATGATCGTTCCATGTCCCCACTGTAACAAGCTACGGTGTATAAATTCTCCGCGTTTGCTGTCTCTTTAGGAAGGAAAGACATTTTGTACGCAGGTTTCCGTGATGCAGATTTTTACACGCgttgaaaaatgtttcaaaatGGAAACTGCGAAAAAAGACACATGTGCTACGGCACCAAAAAACGTTAGTGACCTTTTGGATTTTAAACTGTTTATTTCTTGCCCTATTTAGCTTTCTGAGTTGTTGTGTTgtctataaaaaagattttttttcacctaCGTTTGCCTGTTTCATTTTAGTTTTTGACCTTAACTTGCACTTgtaaaactttttcttagGTTTATTCTTCACATGACCCTGTTCCCATCTGTAACAGAATAGTTATCCTTAAAATCCCTGATCACTTTTCTGGTTGTTTTCTTCCCCTTTTTAAAATTCTGTTGCGGAAGTACAATATACTGTTCACCTTCTTTGTACCAGAACTAAAGGTCAATAGCCTACCATCCAAAGGGAA from Saccharomyces eubayanus strain FM1318 chromosome VIII, whole genome shotgun sequence includes the following:
- the MGM1 gene encoding dynamin-related GTPase MGM1 translates to MSTFTPLRIIPRVANSCILIRTKASPVRLLLLKRQLSTHPAILYGPPYIKNPLIHLHSRINNAHGTTRANAVHFMVTKRSISSFPKIVAKFIRLPIYVGGGMAAAGSYIAYKMEEASSFTKDKLDRIKDFSKSMKEKFNEMFPGSSSQNGSSGIDGNVPTATLIAAASLDDDESKKENDSNDDDDEDDNENDAIDTTQDEMLNLTKQMIEIRTILNKVDSSSAHLTLPSIVVIGSQSSGKSSVLESIVGKEFLPKGSNMVTRRPIELTLVNTPNSNIVTADFPSMRLYNIKDFKEVKRMLMELNMAVPTSEAVSEDPIQLTIKSSRVPDLSLVDLPGYIQVEAADQPIELKTKIRDLCEKYLAAPNIILAISAADVDLANSSALKASKVADPKGLRTIGVITKLDLVDPEKARSILNNKKYPLSMGYVGVITKTPSSMSRKHLGLFSEGPSSSLGDLFSKRQHNQDTGDQNVNGMKQIVSHQFEKVYFRENKKYFANCQVSTKKLREKLIKILEISMSNALEPTSTLIQQELDDTSYLFKVEFNDRHLTPKSYLLNNIDVLKLGIKEFQEKFHRNELKSILRAELDQKVLDVLATRYWKDDNLFGLSSSKMESDTDMLYWHKKLELASSGLTKMGIGRLSTMLTTNAILKELDNILESTQLKNHELIKDLVSNTAINVLNSKYYSTADQVENCIKPFKYEIDLEERDWSLARQHSINLMKEELRQCNSRYQAIKNAVGGKKLTNVMGYLENESNSQKETLGMSKLLLERGSEAIFLDKRCKVLSFRLKMLKNKCHSTIEKDRCPEVFLSAVSDKLTSTAVLFLNVELLSDFFYNFPIELDRRLTLLGDEQVEMFAKEDPKISRHIELQKRKELLELALEKIDSILVFKKSYKGVSKKL